A window from Labrus mixtus chromosome 14, fLabMix1.1, whole genome shotgun sequence encodes these proteins:
- the wu:fb97g03 gene encoding uncharacterized protein wu:fb97g03 isoform X1, which translates to MDALLKYKLLWVIIGMIFVSVVISVIFILINWCISRRAGRRFMSPHLLNKRSDDTNSSNRYQEGNFKAITPPLPPRTQFNTAEAQSYENLAEVSDYEQSMPDYEQSVPDYEQDKPDYVQTVPDYEQDKPDYVQSIPDYVQSIPDYEQSVPDYEQSVPDYEQSVPDYEQDKPDYEQSMPDYESIDEPPDYLKLEGEVATLPPPPYEDPDAAAETSSTEDYDDIDDIGGGVENQDDEEDYDDVG; encoded by the exons ATGGATGCTCTACTTAAATACAAGTTGCTGTGGGTGATCATCGGGATGATCTTTGTGAGTGTGGTGATCAGCGTCATCTTCATTCTCATCAACTGGTGCATATCAAGAAGAG CCGGGCGAAGATTCATGAGCCCACATCTTCTCAACAAAAGATCTGACGACACTAACAG CAGCAACAGATACCAGGAGGGGAACTTTAAAGCCATCACCCCACCTTTACCTCCTCGGACACAGTTCAACACAGCAG AGGCTCAAAGCTATGAAAATCTGGCTGAGGTATCAGACTACGAGCAGAGCATGCCGGATTACGAGCAGAGCGTGCCGGACTACGAGCAGGACAAGCCGGACTACGTTCAGACCGTGCCGGACTACGAGCAGGACAAGCCGGACTACGTTCAGAGCATTCCGGACTACGTTCAGAGCATTCCGGACTACGAGCAGAGCGTGCCGGACTACGAGCAGAGCGTGCCGGACTACGAGCAGAGCGTGCCGGACTACGAGCAGGACAAGCCGGACTACGAGCAGAGCATGCCGGACTATGAGAGCATAGATGAGCCGCCTGATTATCTGAAGCTAGAGGGCGAGGTGGCCACGCTTCCTCCTCCACCATATGAGGATCCAGATGCAGCTGCAGAAACTTCCTCCACAGAGGACTACGATGACATCGATGACATTGGAGGGGGGGTTGAAAACcaggatgatgaagaggactACGATGATGTGGGATAA
- the wu:fb97g03 gene encoding uncharacterized protein wu:fb97g03 isoform X2 yields the protein MDALLKYKLLWVIIGMIFVSVVISVIFILINWCISRRAGRRFMSPHLLNKRSDDTNSSNRYQEGNFKAITPPLPPRTQFNTAEAQSYENLAEVPDYVQTVPDYEQDKPDYVQSIPDYVQSIPDYEQSVPDYEQSVPDYEQSVPDYEQDKPDYEQSMPDYESIDEPPDYLKLEGEVATLPPPPYEDPDAAAETSSTEDYDDIDDIGGGVENQDDEEDYDDVG from the exons ATGGATGCTCTACTTAAATACAAGTTGCTGTGGGTGATCATCGGGATGATCTTTGTGAGTGTGGTGATCAGCGTCATCTTCATTCTCATCAACTGGTGCATATCAAGAAGAG CCGGGCGAAGATTCATGAGCCCACATCTTCTCAACAAAAGATCTGACGACACTAACAG CAGCAACAGATACCAGGAGGGGAACTTTAAAGCCATCACCCCACCTTTACCTCCTCGGACACAGTTCAACACAGCAG AGGCTCAAAGCTATGAAAATCTGGCTGAGGTA CCGGACTACGTTCAGACCGTGCCGGACTACGAGCAGGACAAGCCGGACTACGTTCAGAGCATTCCGGACTACGTTCAGAGCATTCCGGACTACGAGCAGAGCGTGCCGGACTACGAGCAGAGCGTGCCGGACTACGAGCAGAGCGTGCCGGACTACGAGCAGGACAAGCCGGACTACGAGCAGAGCATGCCGGACTATGAGAGCATAGATGAGCCGCCTGATTATCTGAAGCTAGAGGGCGAGGTGGCCACGCTTCCTCCTCCACCATATGAGGATCCAGATGCAGCTGCAGAAACTTCCTCCACAGAGGACTACGATGACATCGATGACATTGGAGGGGGGGTTGAAAACcaggatgatgaagaggactACGATGATGTGGGATAA